A stretch of the Oncorhynchus clarkii lewisi isolate Uvic-CL-2024 chromosome 9, UVic_Ocla_1.0, whole genome shotgun sequence genome encodes the following:
- the LOC139416774 gene encoding hepatocyte nuclear factor 4-alpha-like isoform X3 — MDMADYSDALDPAYTTLEFENMQVLSMGSDSSPAESANMNAANHLGAGTLCAICGDRATGKHYGASSCDGCKGFFRRSVRKNHMYSCRFSRQCIVDKDKRNQCRYCRLKKCFRAGMKKEAVQNERDRISTRRSSYEDSSLPSINALIQADVLSRQISSPGPILNGDIRTKKVATITDVCESMKQQLLVLVEWAKYIPAFCDLPLDDQVALLRAHAGENLLIGAAKRSMLYKDLLLLGNDHIIPRNCPEMEVCRVAVRILDELVLSFQELQIDDNEYACLKAIVFFDPDAKGLSDPGKIKRMRYQVQVSLEDYINDRQYDSRGRFGELLLLLPTLQSITWQMIEQIQFVKLFGMAKIDNLLQEMLLGGSATEAPHTPHSLHPHLVQEHLSNNAIVSSNMATSIHNGQICNVMPQGKYVDLFVNPTFVNSSTNGSFLLCCSHSWNPNPLSSHSLQFRTL; from the exons ATGGATATGGCAGACTATAGCGATGCCCTGGACCCAGCCTATACCACCCTGGAGTTTGAAAACATGCAAGTGCTCTCCATGGGCTCAG ACTCCTCGCCGGCTGAGAGTGCCAACATGAATGCCGCCAACCACCTCGGAGCGGGCACCCTGTGTGCCATCTGTGGGGACAGGGCCACGGGCAAACACTACGGGGCATCCAGCTGTGACGGCTGCAAAGGCTTCTTCCGTCGGAGCGTTCGCAAAAACCACATGTATTCATGCAG GTTCAGCAGACAGTGCATTGTGGACAAAGACAAGAGGAATCAATGCAGATACTGTCGATTGAAGAAATGCTTTCGAGCTGGCATGAAAAAAGAAG CTGTACAaaacgagagagacagaatcagCACTAGGAGATCTAGTTATGAAGACAGCAGTTTACCATCTATCAATGCACTTATCCAGGCAGATGTACTCTCAAGACAG ATATCCTCACCTGGACCTATACTGAATGGTGACATCAGGACAAAAAAGGTAGCGACCATCACAGATGTGTGTGAATCTATGAAACAGCAGCTGCTGGTGTTGGTGGAATGGGCCAAGTACATCCCTGCCTTCTGTGACCTGCCCCTGGATGACCAG GTGGCATTGCTGCGAGCCCATGCAGGAGAGAATCTTCTGATTGGAGCTGCAAAGAGGTCTATGTTGTACAAGGACCTCCTGTTACTAG GAAATGACCACATTATTCCCCGGAACTGCCCAGAGATGGAAGTGTGCCGGGTAGCAGTGAGGATTCTGGACGAGCTAGTGCTGTCCTTCCAGGAACTCCAGATAGACGACAATGAATACGCTTGTTTGAAAGCCATTGTTTTCTTCGATCCAG ATGCCAAAGGTCTGAGTGACCCAGGTAAGATCAAGCGGATGCGGTACCAGGTTCAGGTCAGCCTAGAGGACTACATCAACGACCGGCAGTATGACTCCCGGGGACGCTTCGGagagctgctcctgctgctgcccaCACTACAGAGCATCACCTGGCAGATGATCGAACAGATACAGTTTGTCAAACTCTTTGGCATGGCCAAGATTGACAACCTGCTCCAAGAGATGCTCTTAGGAG GTTCTGCTACTGAGGCACCTCACACACCTCACTCTCTGCATCCACATCTGGTTCAGGAACACCTCAGCAACAATGCCATCGTTTCAAGCAACATGGCTACTTCCATCCACAATGGCCAAATCT GTAATGTCATGCCACAAGGtaaatatgttgatttgtttgttAACCCGACTTTTGTTAATTCCTCCACTAATGGATCATTTCTGCTTTGTTGCAGCCACTCCTGGAACCccaatcccctctcctcccacagTCTCCAGTTCAGAACACTATAA
- the LOC139416774 gene encoding hepatocyte nuclear factor 4-alpha-like isoform X4, whose product MDMADYSDALDPAYTTLEFENMQVLSMGSDSSPAESANMNAANHLGAGTLCAICGDRATGKHYGASSCDGCKGFFRRSVRKNHMYSCRFSRQCIVDKDKRNQCRYCRLKKCFRAGMKKEAVQNERDRISTRRSSYEDSSLPSINALIQADVLSRQISSPGPILNGDIRTKKVATITDVCESMKQQLLVLVEWAKYIPAFCDLPLDDQVALLRAHAGENLLIGAAKRSMLYKDLLLLGNDHIIPRNCPEMEVCRVAVRILDELVLSFQELQIDDNEYACLKAIVFFDPDAKGLSDPGKIKRMRYQVQVSLEDYINDRQYDSRGRFGELLLLLPTLQSITWQMIEQIQFVKLFGMAKIDNLLQEMLLGGSATEAPHTPHSLHPHLVQEHLSNNAIVSSNMATSIHNGQISTPGTPIPSPPTVSSSEHYKMAQGVIATVPKHPISIPQLTITKQEAI is encoded by the exons ATGGATATGGCAGACTATAGCGATGCCCTGGACCCAGCCTATACCACCCTGGAGTTTGAAAACATGCAAGTGCTCTCCATGGGCTCAG ACTCCTCGCCGGCTGAGAGTGCCAACATGAATGCCGCCAACCACCTCGGAGCGGGCACCCTGTGTGCCATCTGTGGGGACAGGGCCACGGGCAAACACTACGGGGCATCCAGCTGTGACGGCTGCAAAGGCTTCTTCCGTCGGAGCGTTCGCAAAAACCACATGTATTCATGCAG GTTCAGCAGACAGTGCATTGTGGACAAAGACAAGAGGAATCAATGCAGATACTGTCGATTGAAGAAATGCTTTCGAGCTGGCATGAAAAAAGAAG CTGTACAaaacgagagagacagaatcagCACTAGGAGATCTAGTTATGAAGACAGCAGTTTACCATCTATCAATGCACTTATCCAGGCAGATGTACTCTCAAGACAG ATATCCTCACCTGGACCTATACTGAATGGTGACATCAGGACAAAAAAGGTAGCGACCATCACAGATGTGTGTGAATCTATGAAACAGCAGCTGCTGGTGTTGGTGGAATGGGCCAAGTACATCCCTGCCTTCTGTGACCTGCCCCTGGATGACCAG GTGGCATTGCTGCGAGCCCATGCAGGAGAGAATCTTCTGATTGGAGCTGCAAAGAGGTCTATGTTGTACAAGGACCTCCTGTTACTAG GAAATGACCACATTATTCCCCGGAACTGCCCAGAGATGGAAGTGTGCCGGGTAGCAGTGAGGATTCTGGACGAGCTAGTGCTGTCCTTCCAGGAACTCCAGATAGACGACAATGAATACGCTTGTTTGAAAGCCATTGTTTTCTTCGATCCAG ATGCCAAAGGTCTGAGTGACCCAGGTAAGATCAAGCGGATGCGGTACCAGGTTCAGGTCAGCCTAGAGGACTACATCAACGACCGGCAGTATGACTCCCGGGGACGCTTCGGagagctgctcctgctgctgcccaCACTACAGAGCATCACCTGGCAGATGATCGAACAGATACAGTTTGTCAAACTCTTTGGCATGGCCAAGATTGACAACCTGCTCCAAGAGATGCTCTTAGGAG GTTCTGCTACTGAGGCACCTCACACACCTCACTCTCTGCATCCACATCTGGTTCAGGAACACCTCAGCAACAATGCCATCGTTTCAAGCAACATGGCTACTTCCATCCACAATGGCCAAATCT CCACTCCTGGAACCccaatcccctctcctcccacagTCTCCAGTTCAGAACACTATAAAATGGCTCAAGGGGTTATAGCCACTGTGCCCAAGCATCCTATCTCCATCCCTCAGCTCACCATTACCAAGCAAGAAGCCATCTAA
- the LOC139416784 gene encoding alpha-tocopherol transfer protein-like isoform X1 has protein sequence MTSAMSSVAKMMSEESEPMRHIDLGSPCLEQPAAGHWFPGPPPPVYSCTLTPELVAKAREELQEKPEWRLRDAQALRDMVLKEQPNLRTRLDDAFLLRFLRARKFDYDRAMQLLLNYHTSRRAWPEVFQDLKPSTVKHVLDLGFLTVLPHPDLNGCYILCLRPGKWKANDYPFEDNIRAIYLTLEKLIQPEETQVNGIVILADYTGVGLSQASNPGPFLAKKVVSILQDSFPIRIKAVNIINEPRIFKGIFAIIKPFLKEKMAERYVLHGSDLRSLHRKIPQSVLPEEYGGVARHLDMSAWSKTLLDSEEEFIVEFCQPDPLEGVVLPDSMLFEGEQPGGGARDDDTFRGLRSQLYYCY, from the exons ATGACCTCAGCGATGTCTAGCG TGGCCAAAATGATGTCTGAAGAAAGTGAGCCCATGAGGCACATTGATCTTGGGTCTCCTTGTCTGGAACAACCAGCGGCAGGTCACTGGTTCCCTGGCCCTCCCCCGCCCGTATACTCCTGCACTCTGACTCCTGAGCTGGTGGCCAAGGCCCGGGAGGAGCTACAGGAGAAGCCAGAGTGGAGGCTGAGAGACGCACAGGCCCTGAGGGACATGGTGCTGAAGGAGCAGCCTAACCTCCGGACCAGGCTGGACGATGCCTTTCTCCTGCGCTTCCTACGTGCCAG GAAGTTTGACTATGACCGTGCCATGCAGCTGCTCCTCAACTACCACACCAGCCGGCGGGCCTGGCCCGAGGTCTTCCAGGACCTAAAGCCCTCCACGGTCAAACATGTGTTAGACCTGGGCTTCCTGACTGTTCTGCCCCATCCGGACCTTAATGGATGCTACATCCTCTGTCTCAGACCTG GAAAATGGAAAGCAAATGACTATCCATTTGAGGACAACATCCGGGCCATTTATCTGACTCTGGAGAAGCTGATTCAGCCAGAGGAGACTCAGGTGAATGGGATCGTCATCTTAGCAGACTACACTGGGGTAGGCTTGTCCCAGGCATCCAATCCGGGCCCGTTCCTGGCCAAGAAGGTTGTCAGCATCCTTCAG GATAGCTTCCCAATAAGAATTAAGGCTGTTAACATCATAAATGAGCCCCGGATTTTCAAAGGGATCTTTGCAATAATTAAGCCTTTCCTGAAGGAGAAGATGGCAGAGAGG TACGTTCTCCACGGGTCAGACCTGCGCTCTCTGCACCGCAAAATTCCTCAATCCGTCCTGCCAGAGGagtatggtggagtggccagacacCTTGACATGTCAGCCTGGTCAAAGACATTACTGGACTCTGAGGAGGAGTTTATAGTGGAGTTCTGCCAGCCAGATCCTCTAGAGGGCGTAGTCCTCCCAGACTCCATGCTGTTTGAAGGGGAGCAGCCTGGTGGTGGTGCCAGGGATGATGACACCTTCAGAGGGCTACGCTCTCAGCTCTACTACTGTTACTGA
- the LOC139416774 gene encoding hepatocyte nuclear factor 4-alpha-like isoform X2, with protein MDMADYSDALDPAYTTLEFENMQVLSMGSDSSPAESANMNAANHLGAGTLCAICGDRATGKHYGASSCDGCKGFFRRSVRKNHMYSCRFSRQCIVDKDKRNQCRYCRLKKCFRAGMKKEGIQFIQLHSNAVQNERDRISTRRSSYEDSSLPSINALIQADVLSRQISSPGPILNGDIRTKKVATITDVCESMKQQLLVLVEWAKYIPAFCDLPLDDQVALLRAHAGENLLIGAAKRSMLYKDLLLLGNDHIIPRNCPEMEVCRVAVRILDELVLSFQELQIDDNEYACLKAIVFFDPDAKGLSDPGKIKRMRYQVQVSLEDYINDRQYDSRGRFGELLLLLPTLQSITWQMIEQIQFVKLFGMAKIDNLLQEMLLGGSATEAPHTPHSLHPHLVQEHLSNNAIVSSNMATSIHNGQISTPGTPIPSPPTVSSSEHYKMAQGVIATVPKHPISIPQLTITKQEAI; from the exons ATGGATATGGCAGACTATAGCGATGCCCTGGACCCAGCCTATACCACCCTGGAGTTTGAAAACATGCAAGTGCTCTCCATGGGCTCAG ACTCCTCGCCGGCTGAGAGTGCCAACATGAATGCCGCCAACCACCTCGGAGCGGGCACCCTGTGTGCCATCTGTGGGGACAGGGCCACGGGCAAACACTACGGGGCATCCAGCTGTGACGGCTGCAAAGGCTTCTTCCGTCGGAGCGTTCGCAAAAACCACATGTATTCATGCAG GTTCAGCAGACAGTGCATTGTGGACAAAGACAAGAGGAATCAATGCAGATACTGTCGATTGAAGAAATGCTTTCGAGCTGGCATGAAAAAAGAAGGTATACAATTCATTCAACTTCATTCAAATG CTGTACAaaacgagagagacagaatcagCACTAGGAGATCTAGTTATGAAGACAGCAGTTTACCATCTATCAATGCACTTATCCAGGCAGATGTACTCTCAAGACAG ATATCCTCACCTGGACCTATACTGAATGGTGACATCAGGACAAAAAAGGTAGCGACCATCACAGATGTGTGTGAATCTATGAAACAGCAGCTGCTGGTGTTGGTGGAATGGGCCAAGTACATCCCTGCCTTCTGTGACCTGCCCCTGGATGACCAG GTGGCATTGCTGCGAGCCCATGCAGGAGAGAATCTTCTGATTGGAGCTGCAAAGAGGTCTATGTTGTACAAGGACCTCCTGTTACTAG GAAATGACCACATTATTCCCCGGAACTGCCCAGAGATGGAAGTGTGCCGGGTAGCAGTGAGGATTCTGGACGAGCTAGTGCTGTCCTTCCAGGAACTCCAGATAGACGACAATGAATACGCTTGTTTGAAAGCCATTGTTTTCTTCGATCCAG ATGCCAAAGGTCTGAGTGACCCAGGTAAGATCAAGCGGATGCGGTACCAGGTTCAGGTCAGCCTAGAGGACTACATCAACGACCGGCAGTATGACTCCCGGGGACGCTTCGGagagctgctcctgctgctgcccaCACTACAGAGCATCACCTGGCAGATGATCGAACAGATACAGTTTGTCAAACTCTTTGGCATGGCCAAGATTGACAACCTGCTCCAAGAGATGCTCTTAGGAG GTTCTGCTACTGAGGCACCTCACACACCTCACTCTCTGCATCCACATCTGGTTCAGGAACACCTCAGCAACAATGCCATCGTTTCAAGCAACATGGCTACTTCCATCCACAATGGCCAAATCT CCACTCCTGGAACCccaatcccctctcctcccacagTCTCCAGTTCAGAACACTATAAAATGGCTCAAGGGGTTATAGCCACTGTGCCCAAGCATCCTATCTCCATCCCTCAGCTCACCATTACCAAGCAAGAAGCCATCTAA
- the LOC139416774 gene encoding hepatocyte nuclear factor 4-alpha-like isoform X1 encodes MDMADYSDALDPAYTTLEFENMQVLSMGSDSSPAESANMNAANHLGAGTLCAICGDRATGKHYGASSCDGCKGFFRRSVRKNHMYSCRFSRQCIVDKDKRNQCRYCRLKKCFRAGMKKEGIQFIQLHSNAVQNERDRISTRRSSYEDSSLPSINALIQADVLSRQISSPGPILNGDIRTKKVATITDVCESMKQQLLVLVEWAKYIPAFCDLPLDDQVALLRAHAGENLLIGAAKRSMLYKDLLLLGNDHIIPRNCPEMEVCRVAVRILDELVLSFQELQIDDNEYACLKAIVFFDPDAKGLSDPGKIKRMRYQVQVSLEDYINDRQYDSRGRFGELLLLLPTLQSITWQMIEQIQFVKLFGMAKIDNLLQEMLLGGSATEAPHTPHSLHPHLVQEHLSNNAIVSSNMATSIHNGQICNVMPQGKYVDLFVNPTFVNSSTNGSFLLCCSHSWNPNPLSSHSLQFRTL; translated from the exons ATGGATATGGCAGACTATAGCGATGCCCTGGACCCAGCCTATACCACCCTGGAGTTTGAAAACATGCAAGTGCTCTCCATGGGCTCAG ACTCCTCGCCGGCTGAGAGTGCCAACATGAATGCCGCCAACCACCTCGGAGCGGGCACCCTGTGTGCCATCTGTGGGGACAGGGCCACGGGCAAACACTACGGGGCATCCAGCTGTGACGGCTGCAAAGGCTTCTTCCGTCGGAGCGTTCGCAAAAACCACATGTATTCATGCAG GTTCAGCAGACAGTGCATTGTGGACAAAGACAAGAGGAATCAATGCAGATACTGTCGATTGAAGAAATGCTTTCGAGCTGGCATGAAAAAAGAAGGTATACAATTCATTCAACTTCATTCAAATG CTGTACAaaacgagagagacagaatcagCACTAGGAGATCTAGTTATGAAGACAGCAGTTTACCATCTATCAATGCACTTATCCAGGCAGATGTACTCTCAAGACAG ATATCCTCACCTGGACCTATACTGAATGGTGACATCAGGACAAAAAAGGTAGCGACCATCACAGATGTGTGTGAATCTATGAAACAGCAGCTGCTGGTGTTGGTGGAATGGGCCAAGTACATCCCTGCCTTCTGTGACCTGCCCCTGGATGACCAG GTGGCATTGCTGCGAGCCCATGCAGGAGAGAATCTTCTGATTGGAGCTGCAAAGAGGTCTATGTTGTACAAGGACCTCCTGTTACTAG GAAATGACCACATTATTCCCCGGAACTGCCCAGAGATGGAAGTGTGCCGGGTAGCAGTGAGGATTCTGGACGAGCTAGTGCTGTCCTTCCAGGAACTCCAGATAGACGACAATGAATACGCTTGTTTGAAAGCCATTGTTTTCTTCGATCCAG ATGCCAAAGGTCTGAGTGACCCAGGTAAGATCAAGCGGATGCGGTACCAGGTTCAGGTCAGCCTAGAGGACTACATCAACGACCGGCAGTATGACTCCCGGGGACGCTTCGGagagctgctcctgctgctgcccaCACTACAGAGCATCACCTGGCAGATGATCGAACAGATACAGTTTGTCAAACTCTTTGGCATGGCCAAGATTGACAACCTGCTCCAAGAGATGCTCTTAGGAG GTTCTGCTACTGAGGCACCTCACACACCTCACTCTCTGCATCCACATCTGGTTCAGGAACACCTCAGCAACAATGCCATCGTTTCAAGCAACATGGCTACTTCCATCCACAATGGCCAAATCT GTAATGTCATGCCACAAGGtaaatatgttgatttgtttgttAACCCGACTTTTGTTAATTCCTCCACTAATGGATCATTTCTGCTTTGTTGCAGCCACTCCTGGAACCccaatcccctctcctcccacagTCTCCAGTTCAGAACACTATAA
- the LOC139416784 gene encoding alpha-tocopherol transfer protein-like isoform X2 → MMSEESEPMRHIDLGSPCLEQPAAGHWFPGPPPPVYSCTLTPELVAKAREELQEKPEWRLRDAQALRDMVLKEQPNLRTRLDDAFLLRFLRARKFDYDRAMQLLLNYHTSRRAWPEVFQDLKPSTVKHVLDLGFLTVLPHPDLNGCYILCLRPGKWKANDYPFEDNIRAIYLTLEKLIQPEETQVNGIVILADYTGVGLSQASNPGPFLAKKVVSILQDSFPIRIKAVNIINEPRIFKGIFAIIKPFLKEKMAERYVLHGSDLRSLHRKIPQSVLPEEYGGVARHLDMSAWSKTLLDSEEEFIVEFCQPDPLEGVVLPDSMLFEGEQPGGGARDDDTFRGLRSQLYYCY, encoded by the exons ATGATGTCTGAAGAAAGTGAGCCCATGAGGCACATTGATCTTGGGTCTCCTTGTCTGGAACAACCAGCGGCAGGTCACTGGTTCCCTGGCCCTCCCCCGCCCGTATACTCCTGCACTCTGACTCCTGAGCTGGTGGCCAAGGCCCGGGAGGAGCTACAGGAGAAGCCAGAGTGGAGGCTGAGAGACGCACAGGCCCTGAGGGACATGGTGCTGAAGGAGCAGCCTAACCTCCGGACCAGGCTGGACGATGCCTTTCTCCTGCGCTTCCTACGTGCCAG GAAGTTTGACTATGACCGTGCCATGCAGCTGCTCCTCAACTACCACACCAGCCGGCGGGCCTGGCCCGAGGTCTTCCAGGACCTAAAGCCCTCCACGGTCAAACATGTGTTAGACCTGGGCTTCCTGACTGTTCTGCCCCATCCGGACCTTAATGGATGCTACATCCTCTGTCTCAGACCTG GAAAATGGAAAGCAAATGACTATCCATTTGAGGACAACATCCGGGCCATTTATCTGACTCTGGAGAAGCTGATTCAGCCAGAGGAGACTCAGGTGAATGGGATCGTCATCTTAGCAGACTACACTGGGGTAGGCTTGTCCCAGGCATCCAATCCGGGCCCGTTCCTGGCCAAGAAGGTTGTCAGCATCCTTCAG GATAGCTTCCCAATAAGAATTAAGGCTGTTAACATCATAAATGAGCCCCGGATTTTCAAAGGGATCTTTGCAATAATTAAGCCTTTCCTGAAGGAGAAGATGGCAGAGAGG TACGTTCTCCACGGGTCAGACCTGCGCTCTCTGCACCGCAAAATTCCTCAATCCGTCCTGCCAGAGGagtatggtggagtggccagacacCTTGACATGTCAGCCTGGTCAAAGACATTACTGGACTCTGAGGAGGAGTTTATAGTGGAGTTCTGCCAGCCAGATCCTCTAGAGGGCGTAGTCCTCCCAGACTCCATGCTGTTTGAAGGGGAGCAGCCTGGTGGTGGTGCCAGGGATGATGACACCTTCAGAGGGCTACGCTCTCAGCTCTACTACTGTTACTGA